A portion of the Nitrospira defluvii genome contains these proteins:
- the speD gene encoding S-adenosylmethionine decarboxylase, with amino-acid sequence MHNAEGATSDDISSSSPRIADSAVHPDSVGPGKAWGICTSVDLHDCIPERIRDAKQIEAYVVQLCELIEMKRYGACQIVNFGEGRVAGYSMVQLIETSLISGHFANDTNSAYLDIFSCKGYEPTVVEEFSKAFFGARRSSHRAMLRY; translated from the coding sequence ATGCACAACGCCGAAGGTGCCACCTCCGACGACATCTCATCATCTTCACCCAGGATTGCTGACTCCGCCGTCCATCCGGACTCTGTCGGACCCGGCAAGGCCTGGGGTATTTGCACCTCCGTTGACCTCCACGATTGCATTCCCGAACGCATCCGCGATGCCAAACAGATTGAAGCCTATGTGGTGCAGCTCTGCGAGTTGATCGAAATGAAGCGATATGGCGCCTGCCAGATCGTCAATTTCGGTGAAGGTCGCGTGGCGGGTTACAGCATGGTGCAGTTGATCGAGACTTCCTTGATCAGCGGTCACTTCGCCAATGACACCAACAGCGCCTATCTCGATATTTTCAGTTGCAAAGGGTACGAACCGACCGTCGTCGAAGAATTCTCCAAGGCCTTCTTCGGTGCCCGTCGTTCGAGCCATCGGGCCATGTTGCGGTACTAG
- a CDS encoding NTP transferase domain-containing protein gives MRAIILAAGVGKRLWPVTQHRPKCLIEIGGQTLLSRYLASLASVRIKHATIVVGYKQEMIRAAVGSQCHGVDLSYLVNEEFHRGSISSLWIARQALTDDVVIMDADVLFHREILRRLVSSSYENCLLMDDTVKQTGEECMVVVQGDRVVALSKKMPDRYDLAGEGVGFLRVRRADAPHVIASLNGYIDQGRWDMEYEDGLLQYFRDVKVGHEKIGGLPWTEIDFPEDVTKAEREVLPRL, from the coding sequence ATGAGGGCCATTATCCTCGCGGCTGGGGTCGGCAAACGCCTCTGGCCGGTGACCCAGCACAGACCGAAGTGTTTGATCGAGATCGGCGGGCAGACCTTACTGTCCCGCTATCTGGCATCCCTGGCCTCGGTCAGGATCAAGCACGCGACCATTGTGGTTGGATACAAGCAGGAGATGATCCGGGCAGCGGTTGGCTCGCAGTGTCATGGGGTGGATCTTTCCTATCTGGTGAACGAGGAGTTTCACCGGGGCAGCATTTCGTCCCTGTGGATCGCCAGGCAGGCGCTGACCGACGATGTCGTCATCATGGACGCAGACGTGTTGTTTCATCGGGAAATCCTTCGGCGTCTGGTGTCCTCGTCGTATGAGAATTGCCTGCTGATGGACGACACGGTGAAGCAAACCGGCGAAGAATGTATGGTCGTCGTGCAGGGCGACCGCGTTGTTGCGCTGAGCAAGAAGATGCCTGATCGGTACGATCTCGCCGGTGAAGGGGTGGGGTTCCTCCGGGTGCGTCGGGCGGATGCCCCCCACGTGATCGCTTCCCTCAACGGGTACATCGATCAGGGGCGATGGGATATGGAGTACGAAGACGGCTTGCTGCAGTATTTTCGGGATGTCAAAGTCGGACATGAAAAAATCGGCGGGTTGCCCTGGACGGAAATCGATTTCCCTGAAGATGTGACGAAGGCGGAGCGTGAGGTTCTGCCACGGCTGTAA
- a CDS encoding SCP2 sterol-binding domain-containing protein — protein MTHSQPKTVRAFFDTLAGKLDPEAAEGLDVVYQFDLHGADGGQYLVQIRDGACQVSEGTHPDPNVTLAMSGEDCLRVLNGQVSGTMIAMTGRLRISGDMGLAMQLASLFPSLRP, from the coding sequence ATGACTCACTCACAACCCAAAACGGTTCGGGCCTTCTTTGATACGCTCGCCGGCAAGCTGGACCCTGAGGCGGCCGAGGGACTGGATGTGGTCTACCAATTCGATTTGCACGGTGCCGACGGGGGGCAGTATCTCGTGCAGATCCGGGATGGGGCCTGCCAGGTGTCGGAGGGCACTCATCCGGACCCGAATGTCACGCTGGCCATGTCGGGTGAAGATTGTCTCCGTGTGCTGAACGGCCAGGTCAGCGGCACGATGATCGCCATGACCGGTCGCCTCCGTATCAGCGGTGACATGGGCTTGGCGATGCAGCTGGCGTCCCTCTTCCCCAGTCTCCGTCCTTAG
- a CDS encoding efflux RND transporter permease subunit: MWLTLLALRNRIGILMLSLAMVILGATSLERLPVDLFPNIQVPVAFVGVIYKGAPPLDIEQSVVYPIEKAVSSASNVEHVESFAKQGIGAVQIWFNWGADINVGQMEVMQRITQILNSLPPGILQPFIVKFDVSNIPVAFVTASGGDLDERALYDLAYNTIAPQIEQIANVAAATVEGGKIRQININLDPALLQARGLSILDVVKAVKASNLILPSGDIKAGNLDYNVFTNTQFKTVEPINDVVVKIDARGNPVRVRDVGVLTDSSDIQTNVVRTDGKRSVYLRVNKQPIANTVEVVDALRKAIPKMIGIPPGVQLGISFDQSIYIRQSIKNLIEQALHGSLLAAAVILLFLRNLTSTLIISVAIPLSILVTFIVLYFTNQTLNVFTMGGLALGIGRLVDDSIVELENIQRHLNVDRNRWDAIVNAAREVAMPIFASTVTTVVVFLPMFFIVGIARLLLIPLTLTIAIALFTSFFVSRTVTPALCYRFLKSEQEAHRSLPSWFVRIMQWSQRRYEALDEGYERSLRWVLAHRRTLLVAVVALFVSSLALLPFIGTEFLPVSDESQFRIVLRAPVGQRVEKTVDQVAEVERVLREKIPPNELEAIASSTGVLAQGRSSLFNPNTGPHTSVISVYLVSPDKRRRNQVEIMNAVRPSVVKLFPGVAMFFDPGGLVKRVTSFGSQKSIDVEIYGYDFEKARTVIQQAQEIMHKIPGMADIEVSREENYPEVNVVVDREKAALLGISETDVANAVLFSLNGNGQTDPIIYTDPQNGNEYYISAWLAEEHRKDLTAIEHVLLTTKNGEPVLLKNLATLKLNAGPVKIERKYFQRVVHITANPVGRDLGAIAQDLETAFAQMQLPTGFSIRLAGQIQQQRETFEGLMYASALALILVYMVMAAQFKSLIDPFIIMFSVPMGIPGVIVILYLTNTTISTSSLMGIIMMLGIVVSNGVLLVDYTNVLRRRGLDLATAVVTASRTRLRPILMTSLATVVGLIPMALGLGTGSETNAPLARAVVGGLTVSTILTLFLVPTVYTMLEERFPRRADQLGETPAEAELAGQQA; this comes from the coding sequence ATGTGGCTGACACTCCTCGCGCTCCGCAATCGCATCGGCATCCTGATGTTGTCCCTCGCCATGGTGATCTTGGGGGCCACGTCGCTGGAACGACTGCCGGTCGATCTCTTTCCCAACATTCAAGTTCCGGTCGCATTCGTCGGGGTCATTTACAAGGGCGCGCCTCCGCTCGATATCGAACAGAGCGTCGTGTACCCCATTGAGAAAGCCGTCAGTTCCGCCTCCAACGTCGAACATGTGGAGTCCTTTGCCAAGCAAGGCATCGGGGCGGTGCAGATCTGGTTCAATTGGGGCGCGGACATCAACGTAGGCCAAATGGAGGTGATGCAGCGCATCACCCAGATCCTGAACAGCCTGCCACCCGGCATTCTCCAACCCTTTATCGTCAAGTTCGACGTCTCCAATATTCCCGTCGCGTTCGTGACTGCATCCGGCGGCGACCTTGACGAACGGGCACTCTACGACCTGGCCTACAACACCATTGCCCCGCAAATCGAACAAATCGCCAACGTCGCGGCCGCCACGGTAGAGGGCGGGAAGATCCGGCAGATCAACATCAATCTGGACCCGGCACTGCTCCAAGCGCGAGGCCTGTCGATCCTCGACGTCGTCAAGGCGGTGAAGGCCTCCAACCTGATCCTGCCGTCGGGCGACATCAAGGCCGGGAACCTCGACTACAACGTGTTCACCAACACCCAGTTCAAAACCGTGGAACCGATCAACGACGTCGTCGTCAAGATCGACGCGCGCGGCAATCCCGTGCGTGTGCGGGATGTCGGTGTCCTGACCGACTCCTCGGACATTCAAACCAACGTCGTCCGCACGGACGGCAAACGGTCGGTGTATCTCCGCGTCAACAAGCAGCCGATCGCCAACACGGTGGAAGTGGTCGATGCGTTGCGCAAAGCGATTCCGAAAATGATCGGCATCCCGCCCGGCGTGCAGCTGGGGATCTCCTTCGATCAATCGATTTACATCCGGCAATCGATCAAGAACCTCATTGAGCAGGCGCTGCACGGATCGTTGCTCGCGGCGGCGGTCATTCTCCTGTTCCTGAGAAATCTCACCAGCACGCTGATCATCTCCGTCGCCATCCCGCTCTCGATTCTCGTGACGTTCATCGTGCTGTATTTCACCAATCAGACCCTCAACGTGTTCACGATGGGCGGGCTCGCGCTGGGTATCGGGCGGCTGGTAGACGACTCGATCGTCGAGCTCGAAAACATTCAACGCCATCTGAACGTCGACCGGAACCGCTGGGACGCCATCGTCAACGCCGCGCGCGAGGTCGCCATGCCGATCTTCGCCTCCACGGTCACCACCGTCGTCGTCTTTCTGCCGATGTTTTTTATCGTCGGTATCGCAAGACTCCTGCTCATTCCGCTGACGCTCACGATCGCGATCGCACTCTTCACCTCGTTCTTCGTCTCCCGGACGGTCACCCCTGCACTCTGTTATCGTTTCTTGAAGTCGGAGCAGGAGGCGCACCGCTCCCTGCCCTCCTGGTTCGTGCGCATCATGCAGTGGAGCCAGCGCCGCTACGAAGCCCTCGATGAAGGATACGAACGCAGCCTGCGCTGGGTGTTGGCCCATCGCCGTACGTTATTGGTCGCCGTGGTCGCGCTGTTCGTCAGCTCCCTCGCGCTCCTGCCTTTTATCGGGACCGAATTTTTGCCGGTGTCGGACGAAAGCCAGTTCCGTATCGTCTTGCGAGCGCCCGTCGGCCAGCGGGTGGAAAAAACCGTCGACCAAGTCGCCGAAGTGGAACGGGTCCTGCGCGAAAAGATTCCGCCGAATGAACTGGAAGCGATCGCTTCCAGCACCGGCGTGCTTGCGCAGGGACGCTCATCGCTGTTTAATCCCAACACGGGGCCGCATACCTCGGTCATTTCCGTGTACCTCGTGTCCCCTGACAAGCGGCGACGCAACCAGGTTGAGATCATGAACGCCGTGCGGCCGTCGGTGGTCAAACTTTTTCCCGGCGTGGCGATGTTCTTCGATCCGGGCGGCCTGGTCAAACGTGTGACGAGCTTCGGGTCGCAAAAGTCCATCGACGTGGAAATTTACGGTTACGACTTCGAGAAGGCTCGCACCGTCATCCAACAAGCGCAGGAGATCATGCACAAGATCCCGGGCATGGCGGACATTGAGGTCAGCCGGGAAGAGAACTACCCCGAAGTGAACGTGGTGGTGGATCGGGAGAAGGCGGCGCTACTCGGCATCAGCGAAACCGACGTCGCGAATGCCGTGTTGTTTTCCCTGAACGGCAACGGCCAAACCGACCCCATCATTTACACCGATCCGCAAAACGGGAATGAATACTACATCAGCGCCTGGCTCGCCGAGGAACACCGCAAGGACCTGACGGCCATCGAGCACGTATTGCTCACGACCAAAAACGGCGAACCGGTGCTGCTGAAGAATCTGGCCACATTGAAGTTGAACGCCGGGCCCGTGAAGATCGAGCGCAAATACTTCCAGCGCGTCGTCCACATCACGGCCAACCCCGTCGGCCGCGATCTCGGCGCGATCGCCCAGGACCTGGAAACAGCATTCGCCCAGATGCAGTTGCCGACAGGCTTCAGCATCCGCCTTGCCGGCCAAATCCAGCAACAACGCGAGACCTTCGAAGGCCTCATGTATGCCAGCGCCCTGGCCTTGATCCTGGTGTACATGGTGATGGCTGCGCAGTTTAAGTCGCTGATCGATCCCTTCATCATCATGTTTTCGGTGCCGATGGGCATCCCGGGCGTGATCGTGATCCTCTACCTGACGAATACCACGATCTCCACCTCGTCATTGATGGGCATCATCATGATGCTGGGCATCGTTGTCTCGAACGGCGTCCTATTGGTTGATTACACCAACGTGTTACGGCGCCGCGGCCTGGACCTTGCCACCGCCGTCGTGACGGCCTCGCGCACCAGGCTCCGGCCGATTTTGATGACCTCCCTCGCCACGGTGGTCGGCCTGATCCCGATGGCCCTCGGACTGGGAACGGGCAGTGAAACCAACGCACCCCTCGCGCGCGCGGTCGTGGGCGGTCTCACCGTCTCGACGATTCTGACGCTCTTCCTCGTCCCGACCGTCTATACGATGCTGGAAGAACGGTTTCCACGGCGGGCCGATCAACTGGGTGAAACACCGGCAGAAGCTGAATTGGCCGGGCAGCAGGCTTGA
- a CDS encoding pyridoxal-phosphate-dependent aminotransferase family protein — MILLNPGPVNVSERVRQALLRPDICHRESEFSDMLLRIQQKLLTAFVPGAESEYVAVILTGSGTAAVESAVMSCLPLGKRMLVLNNGVYGERLSNMIGLQRLGVSELKSDWHMRPDPERLRLALRQHPEVHAVSMVHHETTTGLINPVKEIAEVVDSLNRVFVLDSVSGLAGEPIDIAGSHIYMVAGTAGKCIQGFPGVSFVLLRKGFLEQMRKYPKRSWYLTLTHYVDEQGRGIVPFTPAVQVYYAFEEALDELLEEGLTNRFQRYRRMASKIRERMAGMGVQPFLPADVQSNTITAFHLPAGLNYATLHDQLKARGYVIYAGQGQLESKVFRVANMGALTDGQIDGFLGAFEEVLAGATARA, encoded by the coding sequence ATGATACTTCTGAATCCAGGTCCGGTAAATGTAAGCGAACGGGTGCGGCAGGCCTTGTTGCGTCCGGACATCTGCCATCGAGAATCTGAATTTTCCGACATGCTGCTTCGCATCCAGCAGAAGCTGCTCACGGCGTTCGTGCCCGGCGCGGAGTCTGAGTATGTGGCCGTCATTTTGACGGGGTCCGGCACGGCGGCGGTGGAATCAGCCGTCATGTCTTGCCTGCCGCTGGGCAAGCGCATGTTGGTGCTCAATAACGGGGTGTACGGCGAACGTCTGTCCAATATGATCGGCCTGCAGCGCCTCGGGGTGTCTGAACTCAAGTCGGACTGGCACATGAGACCTGATCCCGAGCGGCTGCGATTGGCCCTGCGGCAGCATCCTGAGGTGCATGCCGTGTCGATGGTCCATCACGAGACGACGACCGGCTTGATTAATCCGGTGAAAGAAATTGCCGAGGTCGTGGACAGTCTCAACCGGGTGTTTGTCCTCGATTCCGTCAGTGGCCTGGCGGGCGAACCGATTGATATTGCCGGATCGCACATCTATATGGTGGCGGGAACGGCCGGGAAGTGCATTCAGGGATTCCCCGGCGTCTCGTTTGTCCTGCTGCGTAAGGGATTTTTGGAGCAGATGCGCAAGTATCCCAAGCGGTCCTGGTATCTGACCCTGACGCATTACGTCGATGAGCAAGGGCGGGGGATCGTGCCCTTCACGCCGGCCGTGCAGGTGTACTATGCGTTTGAGGAGGCGCTAGACGAGTTGCTGGAAGAAGGGCTGACTAACCGCTTCCAGCGGTATCGGCGCATGGCGTCGAAAATTCGCGAGCGGATGGCGGGTATGGGTGTGCAGCCTTTCCTGCCGGCGGACGTGCAGTCGAACACGATTACCGCCTTCCATCTGCCCGCAGGCCTCAATTATGCCACCTTGCATGATCAGCTTAAAGCTCGCGGCTACGTGATCTATGCCGGTCAAGGGCAGCTGGAATCGAAGGTCTTCCGCGTCGCGAATATGGGCGCCCTCACGGATGGTCAGATCGACGGATTTCTTGGAGCTTTTGAGGAAGTGCTCGCCGGAGCAACGGCTCGCGCATGA
- a CDS encoding efflux RND transporter periplasmic adaptor subunit codes for MSGNPITRHPIVTLGLIVFVAVAALVVFRLTSGAKTDPRKNRILTVGTMTPLKQDLDVRLTYTADLIPNQLVNIFSRVDGYIAKIYVDKGDLVKANQLLVEIDHTDYVHAVNQAKANLLSAQAKVVQQDAGVRNATLTLDRMQALIKDQFVSQQDLDTALVNRDAAVALQDSLRAQVQQMTVALAQAETNLAYSYIRAPFAGYIAERNLDPGAYVSGTTASTSTVSRGILSVHDVETVRTLIEVVEKDVPLVQVGQRADVRAEAYPNEVFEGRVTRIVQALNRATRTMTVEVDLPNKDHRLKGGMFARVEVLVGKHPHAIQIPLDAVSRLEESQYVYVVKDGKAHQVPVELGARAENRVEVVKGLAGDEQLIVSGKDLVSEGVPVQVQPMDAVKRESNS; via the coding sequence GTGTCCGGTAACCCGATCACACGACATCCCATCGTCACCCTGGGGCTGATCGTCTTTGTCGCTGTGGCAGCCTTGGTGGTGTTTCGCCTCACCAGCGGCGCCAAGACCGACCCGCGCAAGAACCGGATCCTGACCGTGGGCACCATGACGCCCCTCAAGCAGGATCTCGACGTGCGGTTGACCTATACCGCCGATTTGATCCCGAACCAGCTCGTCAACATCTTCTCACGCGTGGACGGCTACATTGCCAAGATCTATGTCGATAAGGGCGATCTGGTGAAGGCCAATCAACTGCTGGTCGAAATCGATCACACCGACTATGTGCATGCCGTCAATCAGGCCAAGGCTAACCTCCTCTCCGCGCAAGCGAAAGTGGTTCAGCAGGACGCCGGCGTGCGGAATGCCACGCTCACGCTCGACCGCATGCAAGCGCTGATCAAGGACCAGTTCGTTTCCCAACAGGATCTCGACACCGCGCTGGTGAACCGCGACGCGGCAGTGGCCTTACAGGATTCTTTGCGCGCCCAAGTACAACAGATGACCGTCGCCCTGGCGCAGGCCGAAACCAACCTGGCCTACTCCTACATCCGCGCTCCGTTTGCAGGCTATATCGCAGAACGCAACCTCGATCCGGGCGCCTATGTGAGCGGCACGACCGCCAGCACATCGACTGTGTCGCGTGGCATCTTGAGCGTGCACGACGTCGAAACCGTGCGCACGCTGATCGAAGTCGTGGAGAAGGACGTCCCGCTCGTGCAAGTCGGGCAACGCGCTGATGTGCGTGCGGAAGCCTATCCGAATGAGGTATTTGAGGGCCGGGTCACGCGCATTGTTCAGGCCTTGAACCGTGCCACCCGCACCATGACCGTGGAGGTTGATCTGCCGAACAAAGACCATCGCCTCAAAGGCGGCATGTTCGCCCGCGTTGAAGTCCTGGTCGGAAAACATCCTCACGCGATTCAGATTCCGCTGGACGCCGTGAGCCGGCTGGAAGAATCGCAGTACGTCTATGTGGTCAAGGATGGAAAGGCCCATCAGGTTCCCGTTGAACTGGGCGCTCGCGCCGAGAATCGGGTGGAGGTCGTGAAGGGCCTTGCGGGGGACGAGCAACTCATCGTCTCCGGCAAAGATCTGGTCAGCGAAGGCGTCCCCGTCCAAGTCCAACCGATGGATGCCGTGAAACGTGAGTCCAACAGCTAA
- a CDS encoding site-2 protease family protein → MKILLLLLSGLKLGKIALTGGTMLLSMVAYSFLFGWPYAVGFVLLILFHELGHYAAAKQRNLNVGAPTFIPFVGAWIQLKEQPMDVETEAYVGIAGPVAGTVAATACYYAAEYAQSQLLLALAYAGFMINLFNLIPLSPLDGGRITAIISPKVWWLGVPILIGLFVLNQSPMLLLIAIMAIPHVMSTFRGGPHGLPERYYEVPLSTRVSYGLYYLGLAAFLGIMSYETHLLLPSGRG, encoded by the coding sequence GTGAAAATTCTTCTGCTGCTCCTCAGTGGCCTCAAGTTGGGCAAGATCGCTCTCACCGGCGGGACGATGCTCCTGTCGATGGTGGCGTACAGTTTTCTTTTCGGCTGGCCGTACGCGGTGGGATTCGTCCTGCTGATCCTGTTTCACGAATTAGGGCATTATGCCGCCGCCAAACAGCGCAATCTCAACGTCGGTGCTCCGACCTTCATTCCCTTCGTCGGGGCCTGGATTCAACTCAAAGAGCAGCCGATGGATGTGGAAACCGAGGCCTATGTGGGAATCGCTGGGCCTGTCGCGGGGACCGTGGCGGCCACGGCCTGTTACTACGCCGCGGAATATGCTCAGAGCCAATTGCTGCTGGCCCTGGCCTACGCCGGGTTCATGATCAACCTCTTCAACCTCATTCCGCTCTCGCCGCTGGACGGTGGCCGGATCACGGCCATCATCTCGCCAAAGGTCTGGTGGCTGGGCGTGCCGATCCTGATCGGTCTCTTCGTCCTGAACCAGAGCCCCATGCTGTTGTTGATCGCGATCATGGCGATCCCGCACGTCATGTCCACGTTCCGTGGCGGCCCCCATGGCCTGCCTGAGCGGTACTATGAGGTCCCGCTCTCCACCAGGGTCAGCTATGGCCTCTATTACCTCGGCCTCGCTGCGTTTCTTGGTATCATGAGTTATGAGACGCACCTGCTGCTGCCATCCGGGCGAGGTTAG
- a CDS encoding thiamine pyrophosphate-dependent enzyme: MRPEQGTMQSRAQAMAALLELLTDQPVIICNGFPSREAQKLADRPTHFYMIGSMGNAAAIGLGVALSKPSKKVIVFDGDGNVLMGMGTLATVGALRPKNFVHVVFDNEVYGSTGNQPTISNVVQLEKVARAAGYVAVERVLDREDLVYEFKDMLKNDGPSMLLVKVNEFVEDAGRIALEPPAISARFMKAIE, translated from the coding sequence ATGAGACCGGAACAGGGAACGATGCAGAGCCGGGCGCAGGCGATGGCCGCGCTGCTCGAACTGCTCACAGACCAGCCGGTCATCATTTGCAACGGATTTCCTTCGCGGGAAGCCCAAAAGCTGGCCGATCGACCGACGCATTTTTACATGATCGGTTCGATGGGTAATGCCGCGGCCATCGGTTTAGGCGTGGCGCTCTCCAAACCGTCCAAGAAGGTGATCGTGTTCGACGGCGACGGGAACGTGCTGATGGGGATGGGCACGTTGGCCACGGTGGGCGCCTTGAGGCCGAAGAATTTTGTTCATGTCGTGTTCGACAATGAGGTCTATGGGTCGACGGGGAATCAGCCGACTATCTCCAACGTCGTCCAATTGGAAAAGGTGGCGCGGGCGGCCGGATACGTGGCGGTCGAGCGTGTGTTGGACCGTGAAGATCTCGTCTACGAATTCAAAGATATGTTGAAGAATGATGGGCCGAGCATGTTGCTCGTCAAGGTGAACGAGTTTGTCGAGGATGCCGGGCGGATTGCCCTGGAGCCGCCGGCGATCTCTGCGCGTTTCATGAAAGCCATTGAATAA
- a CDS encoding thiamine pyrophosphate-binding protein has product MVDSDVFVQALEQLGVNFFTGVPDSLLGGIIEELLTRKLYTPAVREDEAVAMAAGAFMAGKIPAVLMQNSGLGTSLNTLVSLNLIYRQPCILLISWRGFEGKDAPEHLVMGETMPQLLDTMKIPHRTLSEPTMADDLRWVGQTFMKQRIPVALLIKKGIIKGLHP; this is encoded by the coding sequence ATGGTCGACAGTGACGTCTTCGTGCAGGCGCTGGAACAGTTAGGGGTCAATTTCTTCACGGGCGTGCCCGATTCCCTCTTGGGCGGCATCATCGAAGAACTCCTCACCCGCAAACTCTATACGCCCGCCGTGCGTGAGGATGAAGCCGTCGCCATGGCAGCCGGTGCGTTTATGGCCGGAAAAATTCCGGCCGTGCTCATGCAGAACTCCGGGTTGGGCACTTCGCTCAATACCTTAGTTTCGCTCAATCTGATCTATCGGCAGCCCTGCATCTTGCTGATATCCTGGCGGGGTTTTGAAGGCAAAGACGCCCCGGAACATCTGGTCATGGGCGAGACGATGCCGCAATTGCTTGATACGATGAAAATTCCGCACCGTACCCTATCGGAACCGACCATGGCGGACGATCTCCGGTGGGTGGGACAGACGTTTATGAAACAGCGTATTCCCGTGGCCCTGTTGATCAAGAAGGGCATCATCAAGGGGTTGCACCCATGA
- a CDS encoding TetR/AcrR family transcriptional regulator produces MKAAAALARTPGRDRQASLISSAASLFAAKGFKGTTTKEIAKAAGVSEALVFKYFPTKQALYAAILAEKAPLSELLSAVEDMARKRDDHRVFTLIAGYRIRPGADPTMLRLLLFSALEGHELADMFFGKQHRVFYDYLAGYIQARIDEGAFRPIDPLLAARAFIGMVVHHRLLHEIFEVPLHCPHKDIVATYVELFLKGLQRPSAAKKRGLTRVR; encoded by the coding sequence ATGAAAGCAGCCGCCGCCCTTGCCCGCACCCCCGGCCGGGACCGTCAAGCCAGCCTGATTTCCTCCGCCGCCAGTCTCTTTGCCGCCAAGGGGTTCAAAGGCACCACGACGAAAGAAATCGCCAAGGCCGCCGGTGTGAGCGAGGCATTGGTGTTCAAGTATTTTCCGACCAAACAAGCGCTCTATGCGGCAATCCTCGCCGAGAAAGCCCCCCTCAGCGAGTTGCTCAGCGCCGTCGAGGACATGGCCCGCAAACGTGACGACCATCGCGTCTTTACGCTCATCGCCGGATACCGCATTCGCCCGGGAGCCGATCCAACAATGCTGCGCCTGTTGCTGTTCAGCGCCTTGGAAGGCCACGAGCTGGCGGACATGTTTTTCGGCAAACAGCACCGGGTGTTTTACGACTATCTGGCCGGCTACATTCAGGCCAGGATCGACGAGGGCGCCTTTCGTCCGATCGATCCTCTGCTGGCGGCGCGCGCGTTCATCGGGATGGTGGTCCACCACCGTCTGCTGCACGAGATTTTCGAGGTTCCGTTGCATTGTCCCCATAAGGACATCGTGGCCACCTACGTGGAATTGTTCTTGAAGGGCTTGCAACGTCCCTCGGCAGCCAAGAAACGAGGCCTGACCCGTGTCCGGTAA
- a CDS encoding FAD-binding oxidoreductase encodes MNTYTAEVSCIQDLTHDVRAIELRLLDPPTIAFQAGQFISFEVPKEGQSRPVTRPYSIASPPERREHILLVLNLVQGGPGSSYLFRLREGERTSFKGPAGAFYLRDDGTKDLLFVATGTGIAPIRSMILAQLQRAPDRPVTLFWGLRSQRDLYWQDELGALAAAHPRFTVVTTLSRPEPGWQGASGRVTALVEERITSVSNLAAYLCGGSGMIKDVMATLRAKGLCPIYREKYYDE; translated from the coding sequence GTGAACACATACACGGCCGAAGTGAGCTGCATTCAAGATTTGACGCATGACGTGCGAGCGATCGAACTGCGCCTGCTGGACCCACCGACGATTGCCTTTCAAGCCGGACAGTTCATCTCCTTCGAAGTACCGAAGGAGGGACAGTCTCGCCCCGTGACGAGGCCCTATTCCATTGCCTCGCCGCCGGAGCGGCGTGAGCACATCCTTCTCGTGCTCAACCTAGTCCAGGGTGGTCCCGGCTCGAGCTACCTGTTTCGTTTGCGTGAAGGGGAGCGGACGTCGTTTAAGGGCCCGGCGGGCGCCTTTTACCTCCGAGACGACGGGACGAAGGATCTGCTGTTCGTGGCGACGGGAACGGGCATCGCGCCGATTCGGAGCATGATCTTGGCGCAGTTGCAGCGCGCGCCGGACCGGCCGGTCACGTTGTTCTGGGGGCTGCGCAGCCAGCGGGATCTCTATTGGCAGGATGAACTGGGGGCATTGGCTGCCGCCCATCCCCGCTTCACTGTAGTGACGACGTTGTCGCGGCCTGAGCCGGGATGGCAGGGCGCGAGCGGGCGCGTGACGGCCTTGGTGGAGGAGCGGATCACCTCCGTGAGCAATCTTGCCGCCTATCTCTGCGGCGGCAGCGGGATGATCAAGGATGTGATGGCGACGCTCCGTGCTAAGGGGTTGTGTCCGATCTATCGCGAAAAATATTACGACGAATAG